A single genomic interval of Brevibacillus brevis harbors:
- a CDS encoding MGMT family protein: protein MTEFTQRALKIIAGIPAGHVMTYGQIAALAGSPRAARQIVRILHSMSKKHKLPWHRVINAQGKIGLQDLDSFTLQKMALESEGIVVSAAGEIELERYRFHPHVVNEPLF from the coding sequence TACGCAGCGCGCACTAAAAATCATTGCCGGGATTCCAGCGGGCCATGTCATGACGTACGGGCAAATTGCTGCGTTGGCCGGGAGTCCAAGGGCTGCCAGACAAATCGTTCGCATCCTTCATTCCATGTCCAAAAAGCACAAGCTTCCTTGGCATCGGGTCATCAACGCACAAGGAAAGATTGGATTGCAAGATTTGGATTCGTTCACGCTGCAAAAAATGGCCTTGGAAAGCGAAGGGATAGTCGTGTCAGCAGCAGGAGAAATAGAGTTGGAGCGTTATCGGTTTCACCCACATGTAGTGAATGAGCCGCTATTCTAG
- a CDS encoding Lin0512 family protein, with amino-acid sequence MEKVMFIEIGMGIDMHGQNVTKAAVRAVQNAIHHNSMPGLRSVLPGNDIHNMKVNVRLAVPADKDKLDLETVRKALPYGEVSFEIVDGGMLTSSGVVIAEKEDKNDLAYIVIASVEVGY; translated from the coding sequence ATGGAAAAAGTAATGTTTATTGAAATAGGAATGGGCATTGACATGCATGGACAAAACGTCACCAAAGCCGCAGTCCGCGCTGTTCAAAATGCCATCCATCACAATTCGATGCCTGGACTGCGTTCTGTCCTGCCAGGAAACGATATCCATAACATGAAAGTAAATGTGAGACTGGCCGTTCCTGCTGACAAGGACAAGCTCGACTTGGAAACGGTTCGTAAAGCACTGCCATACGGGGAAGTCTCCTTCGAAATCGTCGATGGTGGCATGCTGACGAGCAGTGGTGTCGTGATCGCTGAAAAAGAGGACAAGAACGACCTTGCCTATATTGTCATTGCTTCCGTAGAGGTAGGCTACTAG